From the Vibrio tubiashii ATCC 19109 genome, the window ATGATGTGAGCTGGTTAGGCTTCGAGTGGGATGGGGACGTATGTTACTCATCAAACTACTTCGATAAGCTATACGGTTACGCAGTGGAATTAATTAACAAAGGCTTAGCGTACGTTGAAGAGCTAAGTCCTGAGCAGATCCGTGAGTATCGTGGCACACTTACCCAGCCTGGTAAGCCAAGCCCGTACCGTGATCGCACACCTGAAGAAAACTTAGCACTATTTGAGAAGATGCGTGACGGTGGGTTCGAAGAAGGTAAAGCGTGTCTACGTGCAAAGATTGATCTAGCATCTTCTTTCATTGTGCTGCGCGATCCTGTTCTTTACCGTGTGCGCTTTGCTGAGCACCACCAAACGGGTGACAAGTGGTGCATCTACCCAATGTACGACTTTACGCACTGTATTTCGGATGCACTAGAAGGCATTACCCACTCACTGTGTACGCTTGAGTTCCAAGATAACCGTCGTCTGTATGACTGGGTACTAGAGAACATCACTATTGATTGCCAACCTCACCAGTACGAGTTTAGTCGCCTAAACCTAGAGTACACGGTGATGTCTAAGCGTAAGCTAAATCAACTTGTCACTGAGAAACTAGTGAATGGTTGGGACGATCCGCGTATGCCGACTATTTCTGGTCTACGTCGTCGCGGCTTCACGCCTGCTTCTATTCGTGAGTTCTGTAAACGTATTGGTGTTACCAAGCAAGACAACATGATTGAGATGAGTTCTCTTGAGTCTTGTATTCGTGATGACTTGAACGAAAACGCACCTCGCGCAATGGCTGTGCTTGATCCGGTTAAGATCGTTATCGAGAACTTCGAAGAAGGCAAAGTAGAGTCTTTGACGGTAGCAAATCATCCAAACAAACCTGAGATGGGCGAGCGCGAAGTACCGTTCACTCGCGAAGTTTGGATTGAGCGTGAAGACTTCCGTGAAGAAGCGAACAAGAAGTACAAGCGTCTGGTTCTGGGTAAAGAAGTGCGCCTACGTGGTGCTTACGTGATCAAAGCTGAGCGTATCGAAAAAGATGCAGAGGGTAACATTACCACTATCTTCTGTAGCTACGATGCAGACACGCTAGGTAAGAACCCAGCTGACGGCCGTAAAGTGAAGGGTGTTATTCACTGGGTGTCTGCTGATAAAGGTCTTCCAGCTGAGATTCGTCTATACGATCGCTTGTTCACTGTGC encodes:
- the glnS gene encoding glutamine--tRNA ligase yields the protein MSEAEARPSNFIRQIIDKDLADGKHTSVHTRFPPEPNGYLHIGHAKSICLNFGIAQDYQGKCNLRFDDTNPEKEDVEYVESIKNDVSWLGFEWDGDVCYSSNYFDKLYGYAVELINKGLAYVEELSPEQIREYRGTLTQPGKPSPYRDRTPEENLALFEKMRDGGFEEGKACLRAKIDLASSFIVLRDPVLYRVRFAEHHQTGDKWCIYPMYDFTHCISDALEGITHSLCTLEFQDNRRLYDWVLENITIDCQPHQYEFSRLNLEYTVMSKRKLNQLVTEKLVNGWDDPRMPTISGLRRRGFTPASIREFCKRIGVTKQDNMIEMSSLESCIRDDLNENAPRAMAVLDPVKIVIENFEEGKVESLTVANHPNKPEMGEREVPFTREVWIEREDFREEANKKYKRLVLGKEVRLRGAYVIKAERIEKDAEGNITTIFCSYDADTLGKNPADGRKVKGVIHWVSADKGLPAEIRLYDRLFTVPNPAAADNFAETINPESLVKLNGFVEPSLAQAQAEKGFQFERMGYFCADIKDSKPETLVFNRTVGLRDTWAKIEAK